A genomic window from Desulfovibrio porci includes:
- a CDS encoding SAM-dependent methyltransferase, which translates to MNTIFTDSYDMNFLLDAMMGPNAMRITEELASFLPLAAGMRILDLGCGTGLSSILLAEKYDVTVFAADLWISPAENAQRFASLGLDAKIFPFLVDATKELPFAHEYFDMIISVDSYQYFGGNEAMLPKLLSFVKRGGFMAVAVPGFIQDFPEGRLPEEIQPFWTPEWYFYSRNWWRALWEKEPGITITHCREMDSCRQAWEEWLKSPNPHAQGDIPMMEAGAGNYFNMVQMAGRKI; encoded by the coding sequence ATGAATACAATATTTACAGATAGTTATGACATGAACTTTCTTCTTGATGCCATGATGGGGCCGAATGCCATGCGCATTACGGAAGAATTGGCCTCCTTCCTTCCGCTTGCCGCAGGCATGCGCATTCTTGACCTGGGTTGCGGCACGGGGCTTTCTTCCATCCTGCTTGCGGAAAAATACGATGTGACGGTGTTTGCGGCGGACTTGTGGATTTCACCCGCCGAGAATGCACAACGCTTCGCAAGCCTGGGACTTGACGCAAAGATATTTCCCTTCCTGGTTGACGCCACGAAAGAGCTTCCGTTTGCCCATGAATATTTCGACATGATCATAAGCGTGGATTCGTACCAGTACTTTGGCGGCAACGAGGCTATGCTGCCGAAACTCCTGTCTTTTGTGAAAAGAGGCGGGTTCATGGCGGTAGCCGTGCCCGGATTTATCCAAGACTTCCCCGAAGGGCGGCTGCCGGAGGAAATTCAACCCTTCTGGACGCCGGAGTGGTATTTTTATTCCCGTAACTGGTGGCGGGCATTATGGGAAAAGGAACCCGGAATAACAATAACGCATTGCCGTGAGATGGATTCATGCAGGCAGGCGTGGGAGGAATGGCTCAAGTCTCCCAATCCTCATGCCCAAGGCGATATCCCCATGATGGAAGCTGGAGCGGGTAATTATTTTAATATGGTGCAGATGGCAGGGCGGAAAATCTGA
- the rsgA gene encoding ribosome small subunit-dependent GTPase A, with protein sequence MNILIDYGAGDGFFAEAALYPDRHLARITSQHKGLYKVMTNQGEKLAEISGKFRHNAIALSRYPAVGDFVMLSLPEADAGHAVIHHVLQRKSAFTRKAVGLEEQTQLVAANIDIVFICMSLNNDYNLSRLERYLSVAWNSRALPVIILTKADLYADVSHILDEISALAPGVDVVTTSINDQSSHDGLRSYLKPGITASFIGSSGVGKSTLINLLAGKEVLRTSQVGQDDKGMHTTTRRELLLLPQGGIVIDTPGMRELGVEFVDLSRSFADIENLAMQCRFDDCTHGAEPGCAVKRALETGALDERRWANYQKLKRETRYRGLSSRQLESEKLNGMFENIGGMKKARAFLRQTDKRR encoded by the coding sequence ATGAATATTCTGATTGATTATGGAGCCGGGGATGGCTTTTTTGCCGAGGCCGCATTGTACCCGGACCGGCATCTGGCAAGAATCACTTCGCAGCATAAAGGCTTGTACAAGGTGATGACGAACCAGGGCGAAAAACTGGCTGAAATTTCCGGCAAATTTCGTCACAACGCAATTGCCCTGTCCCGCTATCCGGCCGTGGGGGACTTTGTCATGCTGAGCCTGCCGGAAGCTGATGCGGGCCATGCGGTCATTCACCATGTTTTACAACGCAAAAGTGCCTTTACCCGAAAAGCGGTTGGTCTGGAGGAACAAACGCAACTAGTTGCGGCAAATATTGATATTGTTTTCATCTGTATGTCGCTGAATAACGATTACAATCTAAGCCGCTTGGAACGCTATCTTTCAGTTGCATGGAACAGTCGCGCCTTGCCGGTGATTATCCTGACCAAAGCTGATTTATACGCTGACGTATCGCATATTCTGGATGAAATCTCGGCTCTGGCTCCCGGAGTGGATGTCGTGACCACTTCCATCAACGATCAAAGCTCGCATGACGGCCTGCGTTCCTATCTCAAGCCGGGCATTACAGCCTCTTTTATCGGTTCATCCGGAGTGGGAAAATCCACGCTCATCAATCTCCTGGCCGGGAAGGAAGTCTTGCGCACTTCACAGGTGGGGCAGGACGATAAGGGTATGCACACCACGACGCGCAGGGAACTCCTGCTTTTGCCCCAGGGTGGCATTGTCATTGATACCCCCGGTATGCGCGAGCTTGGCGTGGAGTTCGTCGATTTGTCCCGGTCGTTCGCGGATATTGAAAACCTTGCAATGCAATGCCGGTTTGATGACTGCACGCATGGCGCTGAGCCGGGCTGCGCGGTGAAGCGGGCGCTGGAAACAGGGGCATTGGATGAAAGACGCTGGGCAAACTATCAGAAACTCAAACGAGAAACCCGCTATCGCGGACTTTCTTCCCGGCAGCTTGAAAGCGAAAAACTGAACGGGATGTTTGAGAATATCGGCGGGATGAAAAAGGCCAGGGCCTTTCTCAGGCAAACCGACAAGCGAAGGTAA